The sequence TCCCGCTGTCACAAATAACTGTATTATAGCATTTGTTTATTCATTATGTCCTACTGCACGAAGTTAAGTTCTGCTTACTCCTGGTAAAAGGTAATTCCAGAATCTGTTCTGACTTACAGTCTAagtttattaattatttttttgggtGACTCTTGTTGCAAGGCCTGGCACAAATACAGACACTTCCCAGActccagaaaatatttctggagcCACCTATCTCTGTTAACTTAATGGAGCAGCAGGAACCAAGATGTCTAGAAAGGGTCTGGAGAAGTTACAAATTTGATTCTCTTGTGCAAGCAGCAGACATCAACTTATAGACACTGGGAAAAGAAGATGTAATAGCAATTAAAGAAGGCTGAGAGGAGAAACaaatggggaaggaggaaaataaggaaCTCTGATTCTATTCAACAAAAAGGTTGGTTTTAGTTTTAGAAAGTGACAGGTTAGCTTCCCCATACATTAGTGTTTCAAACTTCTAATTGACTATACAATAGCACAATACCAACTGGATGCAACTGTTCagttgaaaaaatgaaaagaattccTTCCTGATGTAGATACTACCACTGCTGAGTATGTGGAAGACGAGGCtgaagggggaaagaaaatgtaagatgCAACTTACAACTATCCAAGACAGTATCTCTGGGCTGGCTGCAcaactaaattattttgttggTCATGTATTTATTCTCAAGAACAGAGTGAGctcacagcaagaaaaacttGGATTTTAGCTACAAAGGATTTTTGCTCTTGATCATTACTTAATCTATGGCTACAATTACCCAACAGAAAAGTCTGAGCTTAACCTGTAGTTATAGCTAAGCCTCCTTGCAGTACTGTGGTAGTGATGGATATTTTGCAtccatgttttatttctttctgtgtctgtgttgacaaaagaatattttgatttctagACAATCAAGCTTTTCTACAAACCATTCTTTGCTGAAGTTTACATCCAATAATTCAGCTCCAAATTATTCTACTTGGAAGTAACTCTATTGAAAAGACCGacttcagcttttcctcttcGAAACAGGTCTGAATCAAAATCAGTAATATCTCACTCCTCAAACTTTATGCACATTTTAACATATTATATGCAAATCAGAAAAGCTAAAAACCTACAGTAAACAGATTGTGAAGTCAAATGAgcatacacatgcatatatttcTAAAGGTGTGCAAGATGACACCATAATGCCTGAAGATAGTTAATTTTTCACAGACTCACAGAATGGTTAAGCTACAAAGGGAGCTCTGGAGGCCATCATTTTCAACTCCCCCTACTCAAGCTGGGCCATCTATtgcaggttgcccaggactgcATCCAGAAGTCTTTTgagcatctccaaggatggagattctaCACCcttcctgggcaacctgtgtcAATGCTTGGTCATCCTTAGAGTAACaaagttttttcttatgttcagATGGAATCTCCAGTGTTTCTAAAAAACTATTTTCTAGAGAGCTATACAATTACAAACACTGAAATTGAACTGTCACATGACAAACTGCTGGTTATCAGCTGCCAGCCGCAAATTCCACAATTTTATATATCCACATACCTCTTCAAGCTCTCCTGAAGGAACAGGATTATCCTCGTACGTGGGGAAATGGCACCCTGCTTTACAACTGCAAAATCTGCTAGTCTCCTCATGCGGCTCCACTATTCTGCAGTTGACTTTAGAGCTCTCCATCACCCTACCATCTACAGATTCTTTCATACTGCATTCTAAACAGGGATCTTGGTTTCCTACTGGCAACATCCCAGCTGACTCTTCTTGGGAATCCAATGATGTCTGTGCACTCTTCTCCATTCCAGACTTCTTTAATCTGGGAAGGAATTTTCCAGATTCAAGCTCTGATTTTCCATAATAATGcccttctttttctgcatcttcttcCAGAGGTTTGAGATCTGCTTGTGGATCCTCAAATACATCTACTTGAGAAGGGACAGCAATACCTCCCTCATCTTTTTCTGACTCAAATTCTGACTCACTTCCACCACCTGGAGAAAGTTCAGATGCAGAAATCGGGCGAAAGTGAGTCCTTGGAGAAATCCGTATAGCCCTGTACTGCGTTCGATCAACACCACATATCCTGGGGTGTAAAACCTCACTGTCTGAATCAGAGCACAAAATTGACTTAGGTTTAAAACTAGGGCTGAAAGATGCAATTCCTTCTGGCTCAAACGAACACTCTACATGAAGAACTTGTGAAAATGGATTGTTCAGGTCAAAGGAAGAGAATGAGTATTCAAGCCCTGGTTCTTCCACTTGAAAGTTACCACAAGCTCCCAGTAAGTCTTCAtggaagataaaagaaaaacccttaTTTAATCCGTTATCTCCACTCTTTGATTGCTCATTCTGTTCAAATGATACAAATGGCCTCCATAATTGCCTATGACCAGGGGCAAAGCTATTACCTGGAGTCATAAAAACATCTGTACCAGCTATTGTCACTACATCAGAAGCTGCACATTGTAATAAGCTCCCTTTTGTGTGACTAGGTGGCACCACTGCCCATTCTCCATCACTGTTAAATGTTTTGAGCTCCCCATACACACCACCAAGTataaatgaattttctttatcCTGGTTAACATCCCAAGGTTTTGACGGTGTAGTATAGTCACCACCATCTACTTTTGATAAATCATTTGACACAAAGGCTCTCTTCTCTAAATTCTCCTTCTGACCTTCCCAAAGGTGATACTCTGATCTCTGCACTGCTTTATTGGGCTCTTGGAGGGTTTCAACTTTTGCTTCTGTATCCAAACAGCAGCAATAGTTATTTACATCAGTTGAAAACAATTCATCTTCTATTCCTTCTATTTCTACCATCGCTGCAGAATTTCCATCTGTCATATTTGTCCAGATATCTTTAATAACCCCTGAGCTGTAGCCATCTCCATGTGGACTGCTTTCACTACACCCTTGTGTAGTTTCATAGTctttactttctgctttttgttctaGCTGAATACCACAGACAGATTCTagcttagatttttttttgaaaatcaaagcagGCATTTCTCCTAAAGTTCTAGCTTGTTGCTGGCAGGTTTCTTCTGGCAAAAAATCTATAATTTCTTCATCTACATAACTCGAAGACACTCTAGGAACTACATAATTAATATCTTCTGCATTAAATTGCGTGGATTCTTCATACGGAATATTTAAAGTCTCATTGTCTGAACGGGTTTCTTCCGAGTGTGACCATGGACTACAGGTTCTTGTTGAAAGATTGGAACAGTGTTCATTTTCATCAAAGGCACTATTTTTGGTCCATATTAGCAATCTAGACTGTGTTTTCCCAAGAATATTAGCAGTGCTACTAgaatctgcattttcatttcccaAGTTGagtgtttcaaaagaaaatggtaaaacaGAGTTACTGCATTGCACTTCAAACACCGAAAAACAAGAGTTTATACCAGACCCTTCATTAATATCTGAAAAGAGCTCTTGATTGCCAGCAAGCATGTGTGAATTAAGCATTGTGCTGTCTAAGATGGGGGAGAATCTGATCGGAGAATCTCCTCCAAAACTTTCCCCATCTGCATCACCAGAACTAGAAGATGAACAGCACTCCCAAAATTGAGCTAAATTACTAAGGTCTTGCAAGAACCACCCTTCAGCACCAACAGAGCTGGTCGAATCTGTCCATATTGCACTTTCCCCTTGCAACTCCATTCCATCTAACACTATGCAACATTCTGCCTCAAAAtcagttttttctttactcttttgTCGAATCATATTTAAAATCCGACTTTCTCCTTGCATCGTATCTGAGGCACCAGGATCCAACATGGATTGATCAATATCCACTTCATAGAAGTGTGTTAGTTCTGACAGATGAACATCATCTAAATACTTGTCGTCCTCTGGTTGAGAACATATTGAGGTCCCAGCGAGGTCAATATCCTCATTTAGAACTGCAGGCATTTCTACAAAGTGACCATCGATGAAAGTACCTGCTGCGAGGTATGTTTTATGAATATTATTGTTGCTAATACAAAGACCATGCACTGATTCAGACAATTCTTCTACAGCCTCTGATGTTACACCACATATATCTTCTCTGTTGCGGTACGTAGTCTCcagcttgctttttctgctaAGAGGAACAAAATACTCTGTAATCGGCTCAGTATACCACAAGGGTTCTTCTTtatattccttttcatttctgctgtctAAATACAAATCTTTTCCATCGCTACCAccagcttcttttcttccaatttCTTTTAATGGCCTTTTACCTcttttgcagagctgtttgATGGACCCGCTGCTACTGCTGCTACTGCTTCCGCTGTGGACTTTTCTATCAGCCTTTTCACCAGATTTCACTGAAAGCCTGCTTTGCCCGTTACGCCCTTTTTTATTTCGAACCTCTCTTGTTTTATGTCTTACTTTAATACATTTCATTGATGCCTTGTATTCACCTTGATTACCACTAGAACTTGAGCCAGCCTCACTGGATCCAGATGACCAGGAGCGAGGACGCATCTTTCCCTCAGACTTATGTCGGACTTGCTTTTTGTACAAAACAGGCTTCTCTTCAACAGTGTTGTTactaaatttgttttctttctcatttttacttttcttctgctgggTTCTTTCCTGTACAGTGGCAGATACTTTATTACTTCTGTCTTTAGTTACTTCACTTTCACTATTGCAGTCTTTTGGAGAAGATGTATCTGTGCTAGTTGGTGGAGCAGTGGATGAAGATGAGGAGCTAGAGTAAGAGCATACTTTGGATTTATTCCATACAGTCATAATTTCCTGCAGGCAAACTGGCTTttcagaaagaggaggaaatgctTCATAGtacctgaaagcaaaacaaaaaggttaCATTCAGGTCATGGAACTTCAGACAGGCATTGAGATTAGAAAGCGTTACTAAAAACATATCAAAACACTACCAATCtaattgccaaaaaaaccctaatttgTTCTATATATGCACATGCCAGTCATTGCCCTGTTTATCTGAATGATAACAAAAGGGAGATTAAGATTTCACAGGCGACAGAAATTGTGGATGCCTAAAACAGTGAAGGCCTGACTCCCAATTTATTTGATAATGTAGTAATTCACTACAGTCACCATATTTGCTTTAGAGTATAAATGAGGAAGTTGTGAGTTTCACTCAGTTCGGtcctgaatttcagttttttaaattctcctttATGAAATGAGACACTATCTTTTAAGTTCTAACATAGCCTGATCgtgcagttattaaaaaaaaaaaaaagatattgcaAAAAAAGATTAGTTCTTGAGTAGTTTAAGATGCTTAACATCTTTGTGCAACAGGGACAAGATTAAAATATGGTTTTCTGCAACGTTTATAGTAGTATATATTTGACAGTAAAGAGATTTATACTGAATCACGTGTACTTCAGTGAAAACATGttgaaaaacattcagaaggTAATTAAGTTAAATGCACATCAGCACAATCCCTGAGGAAGTATCATTGATTTAGCAACCCTTCTACTAGACTGTTGCTACCAATGCTTATTATTAAGACATACAGTAGCGGTCACATCTCCAAGAGAAGTCAATGATAAAACTCCTGAGTACTTCAGTAACACTGGACTCAGGTACTTGGCAACTGGTACACCACTTGGGTAATAAAGAGTTTAGAAGTTATAAAAGAGTTTCCTTCCcatttctgcaacagaaaacaaagagctcTGAACCCAGGAAACTGATTCTCTCCCTGCAAGTCTAAAGTGTCAATTAATGCTGTTTTAAAGGCTTTTAATTTGTCTAATTCACTTGGTCTTAAGGAAACTAAAACACAGTATGGTTTGAGTTCTGCATATagtcaaaagaaaacagtcagGGTTTACCTAGAAATTAAACTAGCTCATGGTACCAAATGCTTGTATTTAAACatataaaattaacaaaagatggcaggggaaaaaatgcatttattcatATCCACAAAACTCCAGATTCTCCAGTAGGTTAACTGTCAAAACATGGcagtaaaaggagaaaagataaaagcatccataataataataataagaagaaGAAGAATGCATACATTTCTACTTGATCCTTTGCTGTGGGAGATAAATCAGTCTCAGGAGACAAAGAGCCTTCTAACTTTTTGTGAATCTTCTCctctgttttggaagaaaattcaaaatgcttaacacaaaaattaaaaaagccagTTTATTCTGTAACAGTATTTAACAAAAAGCACCATGATGTACCTGTAATAATAGTCAATTTCCataaaacactgtaaataaCAGAACAATTTATAGTCTTGTTATTATACATAAAGAAATTACAAGTTACCACCAAAGATTCAAATTTTCTACATTGTTTTGTTAAGTCCTGCAAATTTCACCAAACATGACTGCCTAGCAGCTGCACACAACTTCATGGTTAGCAATGCCCGtgtccccccctgcccacaggaGACTTCCTATGGATTTTTCACTTATTTCATATCAAATCCTTATCTCCTCCTTGCATTGCtacatacaaaaaaagatttttttaaaacaaaatcaactATTTAACTAAACGCTTTTATGACTGGTTGCATCTAACTTCTCATGTATTTCATTAATAGAAAGTACCCCTGCAGTAGTTGCTGTGCTTTGGGTAAAGCATATTTCCTGTGTGAGAGGTGACTCTAAAGATTTCTGATTATTTACACCAAAATCTGTAAAATACCAAGTAAATGCTGTGAGATACACactaattttacttttttccccaaataaatgGTCAACATGACCTTGGCTCAGTAAGAAAGTGTcacagcacagcactatgaAATAATAAGAGCTGACTAGTAATTATggtttaaaaacataaaaagggaATGGAAACAGCTAAAATAATGGCTTTAAGCACTTAAATATTTATCCCTTATTTATTACTATTTACACTACACAATACGCATATTAATTTTACTATAAATGTCAAAGGCTGCTGCTATGCGCCTAAACAAACTTTTCTGTGTGATAAGCTTTCACTTGAGACACCACAATCTCCTTGCCCTAAGCTTGACTACATAAAGTCCCCTGTTATCATTCCTCTAAAACTTGGAAATTTTAAGCACACCTCTCTGTGATGGGCTACTCAGATGCTTTTCACAGCAATAGCTAGTATGTAACTACTTTTGAAGCCAATGTACTCTTTGCAAGTTATCaatacacaaaaggaaaagaatcaaGCCTACTttattttgattccttttttttttttttttttttttggggggggggggatgctgaATAtagaaaaagctaaaatatagaaatactaaaaaaagcTAGCACAGCTGGATATGAACAGTTATAGCTTTCATAAGGAAAACTCCATTTGTGAATTGCTATTTCTTAGGCAAACAGAGCATACTAATACAGAATTGCTTAAACTATTTGAATGAAAttattcaaatgtattttaaaattgcatggCCTGTATTAAAAGCTACTGAATTAGCAgcctgctcccccaccccccctgtCTCAGAATATTATACAGTTGATAAATACAATATATGGCCTCAGAGGTTTAAAGATTCATTCCTCACCTTGCTTACTCTGAAGGTCTTTCAGTCTGGAGCAAAGCTCCTCCACTAACGTTTCAATCCCAGAGCTCTgcacaacaacaaaatcagagagggggcagggagggggaaagaaaaaacgTAACTTactaaaaataacattcatTTTATCAAAAGACATCaatacagtaaataaatctTAGCAGacatgtctttttctttttgtatggtaactaaacattaaaaagcaacaaaaccccccaCTGCTAGGTATAAATCCATCCCGAGAAAAACACTTATTTGAAGtcaaaattattccattttGATGTGGATACATCAAATGGATATTTGTGGATACATTCACACAGAGGTTTCAAACTACAAGTCACATTGTTGCATTATTATATATCCAAGGTTTTGCAAAGTCTGCAGTCCCATTTACTGCCCTGTATCACTTGGGATTTAGCCAGGAGTCTCAGGATAAAAGTTCAAGAATCAACTGATCActaagatgtattttaaaaagctaagcCTGACCCTTTTGGTTGCACAATTTATGCCTGTGAGTAAGGGACTgttaaaaagatacagaaaagaaggaGTGAAGGTGAAAAGGATAACAGCATGAAGACATGTATTATAGGTggcagagagggagaggaaatgcTTCCACAGTATCTTTATGCAAAATTTATCCCATAGTTTTGCCAGTTTACAGTGcccaggttttgttctttttaaacagtgttgtttgctcaggagagcagagggaaaaaataaatgtctttccTGTAAGCCTCTATTTTCCTCGTTTACTTCTCTCCACATAAACCTTCCAAACACacactttcttttaaatccCATTTCAGTGTTATTCTCACATGcgtctgcttttttttttttctttttaatatctgcCTAGACTTGCAAGCAGTTCTAGATACAGCAACAGCACcagaacagcaaaatactgaagaataaacacatacaaaaaCCAGTACAATATACTACCAGGTGTCCCATAAGAGAAAACCTTGTGCTATTCTAATGGGATAAAAGTTGAATGCCAGTCAGAGAAATACTAAATACCCACCTACAGCCTGAAATGACCATTCCTATTGGAAGGAAAACGAGGTGAGGTGGGTACCGTGTAGATATTAGTGTTCTTAGTATTTTGATACCCAGGAATCATGTTTGGAGATTacacttttcattttccctaACTGTGACGAGAAGGCTAGAATCACAGCTAAACGCAGCAATCTGAAGCAAATGAGGAGGACACAAGAAATCCTCTGCACGTCACCATACAGCTGGCAATGGTACTGAGGAAGCACTGTGCAGCTTCTCGTATCCTATGCACAGTTCCCTCAAGAACAGCTCCAGCTTCTTGTCCCCATCACACTTGGAGATTCTGACACATATACAAACCTCCTACAAAATGATCTCACCTTCTGAATTTGACGTGATCTTGTGTGCATATAGTCATAGAATATGCATTCTCTCCAAAGGTAATGCAGATCAAATATCAAGTTATAGAAAGGCATAAAAAAGTTTGATTTGCTGTGTCACCATGGTGGTATACAGATTTCATATTTCGAGGATCTAAGagtttctcctctttcctgatTACTGGCTAGAAATGGCTGAGAAATATGAATATACATTGCTAAagtacaagaaaacaaaattaataaggTAATACTAATTTATACAGTTAAACTAGCTTGTTTAATTCTGTCATAAACACACACTTGAAAAATCATACTGAAGAAATTACTTATATGCTGACTTCtaagttttaattatttgcagTCAAGTGAGAAAGCAATTTTCTATTCCTAACTGCATTGCTGCACTGAAGTGCTAAATATAAACCTTTATGCCACATACTTAACTGAGGATGACTTAGCAATATAAAACTTTAGAAGGCATCTTCTGTATCAGTATATCTACCAACATTAATTAAATCGCTTAGAAAGAACCAAGCAGCACAGTAATAAGGACAAACCTATGTAGTTGTAATAATTGTCACTTTATACCTATACCACTCCTGactcccccctcctccccccaaaagGGCAACAGAGGAGGAGCTGGCCTTGTCTTCGCTTAGCTCTCCAAACCGTCTAATTGAACAGACACCTGTAGCAAATAATCAAAATCTAAGGAACACAGATTCACTTCCTTAACTCAATTACAATAtcatgtcaaaaaaaaccccaaaaccagcaacaaTATGCTCACCATTACACCGAAGAAGTGAAAACTTTCGGAATCAAATGCTTCATTTCCTCTTGTACCATGAAACTAATACTTGAGTCAGCTGACACACTGCGTGCTGTCCTGCATAGCACACTGAGGTAGCTAGTGCTagcttagaagaaaaaaaaaaaaaaaaaaaaaagactggggggggggcaggggggggaaaGCCACTGTGCAGAATGCCAAGCCTCTAAATACCACTTGCTCACCTCTTTACTGCAGTATATAACAAGCTGCAGATAATGTAACAAGTCCCTTTGCAATTATTTGGTATATGACAGTGTGACAGTGGTGTTCTCTGAATACAAGATTTAGTTacaatttttcattgtttaagTTAATGCGCTGTAGTTGCGGCAACCTCACTGCCAAAAAGTGAAGTATTCCAGCCACTGGCTTGGTTCAATAGGACACAATCAGTTAACAGAATTAAGTGATCTACCTGAAGTGCTTTGCTTATGTTCAGATTTAAAGACAGTCCCCAAATAGTGCCATTACTGGAGTACcttaaaaacacttttcagcATGGAAGTCTTAGTGTCTAATTATGATTGCTTTTGTAATTCCAACATGAAAGGTTTAAACCTCATGATTATCTATAAGAGTATTTAAACTACCGACCCAGATTTCTACTAACCCTTTTCTCTCACTCAAACTACAAAGGGTAGCACATaagttttttaatttgtacttttcattttgcataacTAAACTTCCTCCACACTAAACACACTTTATTCTATTATACTGTTcccaatatttttatttccttcccctgATTTAACTTACATCTAGTTCCATCAGGagttttctttctggcttttcaTCAGCTTGCTGAAGCAAGGGAAGGATTACATAAAGGACAGGTGTTATGTTACTGGCATAGGAGTGACCATGCTAACAGATAAATTAAGCTTGTGAACTCACCCAGCATGAACAACAACAGTCAATCTGACTGCTGGAGTTACAGGACTCTAAGAGCCAGTGTCTTCCTTACTGATCAACATTGATCTATTAAGAGCCAAACTGGTGTGGTTCTGTAAGTACATTATACAGAGGAATgagagaaattgaaaaaaacagcaaagctcacacacacacacacatatatatacgTAAAAATGTTGGCTTTGGGGGTtctttttgatttgtttcttaacacacacacatatatataatgtCAAATCTTAAATCAAAGGTATTTAAATATACTCTACTCTGGAAGTAGAACAGTCAGAGATGACAAGTGATAACTCATTAGCTTAAAGCAACTCAACTGCTTTTGTACATATATTCACCCCCCTGTATAGCTGCAGAAAATGTTCCCAGAAGCTATTAAATCTATAAATTCAGttgcttctgaaatatttttataaatttaaaataatcagttcAATTGTGAAccatggaaacaaaacagtattATGTACACCAAATTCATACCCACTAAAACCTGTTGCTTAAATTAACAGTGGGCATTGGTTTCTGTGTTCTGAGAGTATTTAGTATGAAGCTGTGAAACATTAGCTTCTCTCAGATTCTTGACACATCACTTTAATTCTTGTTGACATTCATCTCTGCTAGTGGGTTACTTCGCAATGTTGCAAACAAGCAATGTGCAGCCAGCCACCATCTGGGAGATATAACAAGTTTTTCCTGAATTTGATCACAAATGTTCATGCACTACTATTTCACACAGTTATTCTATGGAACTGAAGACAAAATTGGTCagcaaaatttttcatttcGCAGAGCTTTCACCCCTTCCTGTCACCTAGTAATGATGTCCAGTTATGGCTTTTACACTTCTATCCAAAAAAATGCCACTTCATTCTGCAgatcgggggggggggagagaaaacaaagttcTGATAGCCAGTATTTAGAATGAGCTTTCCATATCTGACATACCATGAATATAtacacagaaactgaaaaattccATCAGATTATACAACTCAAAAGGAAAGGTTGTTtctttgagttttgttttgcgGTTGGGTTTTtgagggtttctttttttattttatttttttccttttttcttttttcttctagccTAACATAATAGCTTCCTCCAGAAGCTTTGACCTGTGTGGTATAAATACTCACTAAATATGGCCTGTAACTTCAGGCCTGTAAGGTAGGAGGAAAGTTCCTTGTTCCTCTGTAAGCTTTTTGAAAACACATAAGTATTACAATTCGCTTTACTTCAACCATTAAAATAATCACTCATTTGCTTTTAGGTTTTTGAGAGCTTTCTAGCTTACACTTCTAAAGCAAACCCTCATTTGTCACCTTCCCAGACATAGAGAATTGTTTAGGTTGcaaaggacctctggaga comes from Falco naumanni isolate bFalNau1 chromosome 1, bFalNau1.pat, whole genome shotgun sequence and encodes:
- the KIAA0232 gene encoding uncharacterized protein KIAA0232 homolog isoform X1, whose product is MRPICTVVVDGLPSESSSSSYPGPVSVSEMSLLHALGPVQTWLGQELEKCGIDAMIYTRYVLSLLLHDSYDYDLQEQENDIFLGWEKGAYKKWGKSKKKCSDLTLEEMKKQAAVQCLRSASDESSGIETLVEELCSRLKDLQSKQEEKIHKKLEGSLSPETDLSPTAKDQVEMYYEAFPPLSEKPVCLQEIMTVWNKSKVCSYSSSSSSSTAPPTSTDTSSPKDCNSESEVTKDRSNKVSATVQERTQQKKSKNEKENKFSNNTVEEKPVLYKKQVRHKSEGKMRPRSWSSGSSEAGSSSSGNQGEYKASMKCIKVRHKTREVRNKKGRNGQSRLSVKSGEKADRKVHSGSSSSSSSGSIKQLCKRGKRPLKEIGRKEAGGSDGKDLYLDSRNEKEYKEEPLWYTEPITEYFVPLSRKSKLETTYRNREDICGVTSEAVEELSESVHGLCISNNNIHKTYLAAGTFIDGHFVEMPAVLNEDIDLAGTSICSQPEDDKYLDDVHLSELTHFYEVDIDQSMLDPGASDTMQGESRILNMIRQKSKEKTDFEAECCIVLDGMELQGESAIWTDSTSSVGAEGWFLQDLSNLAQFWECCSSSSSGDADGESFGGDSPIRFSPILDSTMLNSHMLAGNQELFSDINEGSGINSCFSVFEVQCSNSVLPFSFETLNLGNENADSSSTANILGKTQSRLLIWTKNSAFDENEHCSNLSTRTCSPWSHSEETRSDNETLNIPYEESTQFNAEDINYVVPRVSSSYVDEEIIDFLPEETCQQQARTLGEMPALIFKKKSKLESVCGIQLEQKAESKDYETTQGCSESSPHGDGYSSGVIKDIWTNMTDGNSAAMVEIEGIEDELFSTDVNNYCCCLDTEAKVETLQEPNKAVQRSEYHLWEGQKENLEKRAFVSNDLSKVDGGDYTTPSKPWDVNQDKENSFILGGVYGELKTFNSDGEWAVVPPSHTKGSLLQCAASDVVTIAGTDVFMTPGNSFAPGHRQLWRPFVSFEQNEQSKSGDNGLNKGFSFIFHEDLLGACGNFQVEEPGLEYSFSSFDLNNPFSQVLHVECSFEPEGIASFSPSFKPKSILCSDSDSEVLHPRICGVDRTQYRAIRISPRTHFRPISASELSPGGGSESEFESEKDEGGIAVPSQVDVFEDPQADLKPLEEDAEKEGHYYGKSELESGKFLPRLKKSGMEKSAQTSLDSQEESAGMLPVGNQDPCLECSMKESVDGRVMESSKVNCRIVEPHEETSRFCSCKAGCHFPTYEDNPVPSGELEERMSGSQEKQCWWEKALYSPLFPASQCEECYTNAKGENGVGEFADVKEISNDDEHLLDFNMVSSVYEARCADDINAEAKPNGFRKKIYSSDSSSSEDTASEGGSEWADPCEEELFSRTQL
- the KIAA0232 gene encoding uncharacterized protein KIAA0232 homolog isoform X3; protein product: MKKQAAVQCLRSASDESSGIETLVEELCSRLKDLQSKQEEKIHKKLEGSLSPETDLSPTAKDQVEMYYEAFPPLSEKPVCLQEIMTVWNKSKVCSYSSSSSSSTAPPTSTDTSSPKDCNSESEVTKDRSNKVSATVQERTQQKKSKNEKENKFSNNTVEEKPVLYKKQVRHKSEGKMRPRSWSSGSSEAGSSSSGNQGEYKASMKCIKVRHKTREVRNKKGRNGQSRLSVKSGEKADRKVHSGSSSSSSSGSIKQLCKRGKRPLKEIGRKEAGGSDGKDLYLDSRNEKEYKEEPLWYTEPITEYFVPLSRKSKLETTYRNREDICGVTSEAVEELSESVHGLCISNNNIHKTYLAAGTFIDGHFVEMPAVLNEDIDLAGTSICSQPEDDKYLDDVHLSELTHFYEVDIDQSMLDPGASDTMQGESRILNMIRQKSKEKTDFEAECCIVLDGMELQGESAIWTDSTSSVGAEGWFLQDLSNLAQFWECCSSSSSGDADGESFGGDSPIRFSPILDSTMLNSHMLAGNQELFSDINEGSGINSCFSVFEVQCSNSVLPFSFETLNLGNENADSSSTANILGKTQSRLLIWTKNSAFDENEHCSNLSTRTCSPWSHSEETRSDNETLNIPYEESTQFNAEDINYVVPRVSSSYVDEEIIDFLPEETCQQQARTLGEMPALIFKKKSKLESVCGIQLEQKAESKDYETTQGCSESSPHGDGYSSGVIKDIWTNMTDGNSAAMVEIEGIEDELFSTDVNNYCCCLDTEAKVETLQEPNKAVQRSEYHLWEGQKENLEKRAFVSNDLSKVDGGDYTTPSKPWDVNQDKENSFILGGVYGELKTFNSDGEWAVVPPSHTKGSLLQCAASDVVTIAGTDVFMTPGNSFAPGHRQLWRPFVSFEQNEQSKSGDNGLNKGFSFIFHEDLLGACGNFQVEEPGLEYSFSSFDLNNPFSQVLHVECSFEPEGIASFSPSFKPKSILCSDSDSEVLHPRICGVDRTQYRAIRISPRTHFRPISASELSPGGGSESEFESEKDEGGIAVPSQVDVFEDPQADLKPLEEDAEKEGHYYGKSELESGKFLPRLKKSGMEKSAQTSLDSQEESAGMLPVGNQDPCLECSMKESVDGRVMESSKVNCRIVEPHEETSRFCSCKAGCHFPTYEDNPVPSGELEERMSGSQEKQCWWEKALYSPLFPASQCEECYTNAKGENGVGEFADVKEISNDDEHLLDFNMVSSVYEARCADDINAEAKPNGFRKKIYSSDSSSSEDTASEGGSEWADPCEEELFSRTQL